One Malaclemys terrapin pileata isolate rMalTer1 chromosome 21, rMalTer1.hap1, whole genome shotgun sequence DNA window includes the following coding sequences:
- the ANKRD35 gene encoding ankyrin repeat domain-containing protein 35 encodes MKKMFSCSTSQVAVESWNKHDQKLFEAVEKGDVGRVAVLASRKTARPTKLNALGQSAFHLAASKGLTECLTILLSHGAEVNEKNDDGSTALHLATIACQPQCVKVLLQHGANEDCVDGENRTPLHWAASSGCASSVLLLCDQEAFLDVTDNNGRTPLMIAAMGNHPAICCQLLQRGASGDLTDKDQKTALILACESSSVESAELLVSSGVDLSVVDRMGHDALHYALQSQSRPLRRLLRSALKKRKRRENGPGRQTGVTAQVTAEPLERSSSSTTLQSEVGGDADGDEEDLDAEEWRCRYEDEQTKVLQLEEQLVRKAKECDALVEGCKVMKERIWDQVQEISQLLPERADEGRRVLSRRYSRDTTEEDYYLNLLAEQVQELKKRQQEAGRGGSQNVAVKEERIQWPGEEEEEEKRHHQEELQRLQAEVATALEGKESATKRVVEIEGHLENMRAVIAVYEAKKRAHGEALEQLQARVAELDGDNQRLRGLLGKQQGESQKAGRQEVDQRGPRAALHAELGQILSWMRETADRAQEEKAAVLAENEALKREAEEALGGKFHLEAVPSEAIRKSVASWEKMVMGLERALAKMDEANSSLLEKARPLQEAISAPQSKQESGVLVNGMVASQLQELRNGLEQHEEESNVFRDEAESPLRQPQSPEELEKGRMEKNLLQDGPHGQLRPRLRNDSVETKGQARRRSSDLEKEVSDLRQNNGNLMNELAQLGQEREKLQDELQRLWQHQKDGSPHGEAQGLVEELRQRVATLSRELSAEKEETKKLRLRLETQKREMVVLRDSFLKQMMGEANSVGSQSLSTCILEELHWKLDNLVKKHNEALQLVSEIEEESQVLVGDQAPAVQCEAIDASVGGEKSPQNHSVQALGQEAPETLEIVGGELVLEPWRWVNELERDLWELKEELEAAQATLGGESHDVTKLKQMLDRLPVKVAELCSEEEETLRMHEKAWSSLALQTQALEEELRALQEKHEEVRGKSAQREEALAAEKHKNKDLLAKMAEQEKEAGELRGKSEQLERTIQKLNKKVEELSRTCQDKEGKIKKLLKETEKLSAEILALRSESARLQLQLEVKEKNHQEIVTIYRTHLLNAAQGFMDEEVHSMLLRILRAKEE; translated from the exons GTTCCATCTGGCAGCTTCCAAAGGGCTCACCGAATGCCTGACCATCCTGCTGTCTCATGGGGCCGAAGTCAATGAGAAGAATGACGACG GCAGCACGGCGTTGCACCTGGCCACCATCGCCTGCCAGCCCCAGTGCGTGAAGGTTCTGCTGCAG CACGGCGCCAACGAGGACTGCGTGGATGGGGAGAACCGCACCCCCCTACACTGGGCCG CCTCGTCAGGGTGTGCATCCAGCGTCTTGCTCCTGTGCGACCAGGAGGCCTTCCTGGATGTCACCGATAAC AACGGACGCACGCCCCTGATGATAGCGGCCATGGGGAACCACCCCgccatctgctgccagctgctccagagaggggccAGCGGCGACCTCACCGACAAGGACCAGAA GACTGCTCTGATCCTGGCCTGTGAGAGCTCCAGTGTGGAGTCCGCCGAGCTGCTGGTAAGCAGCGGGGTGGACCTCAGCGTGGTGGACAGGATGGGCCACGACGCCCTGCACTACGCCCTGCAGTCCCAGAGCCGCCCGCTGAGGAGACTGCTGCGAAGTGCcctgaagaagaggaagagaagag AGAACGGACCCGGCCGTCAAACAGGAGTCACTGCACAG GTGACCGCCGAACCACTGgagcgcagcagcagcagcacaacctTGCAGAGTGAGGTAGGCGGAGACGCCGACGGGGATGAAGAGGATCTCGACGCCGAGGAGTGGAGGTGTCGGTACGAAGACGAGCAGACGAAggtcctgcagctggaggagcagctagtgAGGAAGGCGAAGGAGTGTGATGCCCTGGTGGAAGGGTGCAAGGTGATGAAGGAGAGGATCTGGGACCAGGTGCAGGAGATAAGCCAGCTGTTGCCGGAGAGGGCAGACGAGGGCCGGCGGGTGCTGAGCCGCCGGTACAGCCGGGACACCACAGAAGAGGACTATTACCTGAACCTTTTGGCTGAACAAGTGCAAGAGCTGAAGAAGAGACAGcaagaggcagggagaggaggaagccAGAACGTAGCAGTGAAGGAAGAGAGGATACAGTggccgggggaggaggaagaggaggagaagagacacCATCAGGAGGAGCTGCAGCGGCTCCAGGCCGAAGTGGCCACggccctggaggggaaggagagcgcGACGAAGAGGGTAGTGGAGATCGAAGGCCATCTGGAGAACATGAGGGCGGTGATCGCCGTCTACGAGGCCAAGAAGCGGGCCCACGGTGAGGCACTGGAGCAGCTGCAAGCGCGTGTCGCTGAGCTCGACGGCGACAACCAACGGCTACGCGGGCTGCTGGGAAAGCAGCAAGGAGAAAGCCAGAAGGCGGGAAGGCAGGAGGTGGATCAGAGAGGGCCCAGAGCCGCTCTCCATGCTGAGCTAGGCCAGATCCTGTCATGGATGAGGGAGACAGCTGACAGAGCACAGGAGGAGAAGGCCGCGGTCCTCGCTGAAAACGAGGCTCTGaagagggaagcagaggaggcCCTCGGGGGCAAATTTCACCTCGAGGCGGTGCCATCAGAAGCCATCAGGAAGAGCGTGGCCTCTTGGGAGAAGATGGTGATGGGCTTAGAACGTGCTCTGGCCAAGATGGATGAGGCCAACTCCAGCCTCCTGGAGAAAGCCAGGCCTCTTCAGGAAGCCATCTCAGCCCCTCAGAGCAAGCAGGAATCAGGGGTCTTGGTAAACGGCATGGTGGCTTCCCAGCTTCAGGAGCTGAGAAATGGCCTGGAGCAGCATGAGGAGGAGAGCAACGTCTTTAGAGATGAGGCTGAGTCTCCACTGAGGCAACCTCAATCCCcggaggagctggagaagggcagGATGGAAAAGAACCTGCTCCAAGATGGCCCCCATGGGCAACTCAGACCTAGGCTGAGGAATGATTCTGTGGAAACCAAGGGCCAGGCCAGGAGGAGAAGCTCTGACCTAGAGAAAGAGGTGTCGGACCTCAGACAGAACAACGGCAACCTCATGAATGAGCTGGCCCAGTTGGGCCAGGAGAGGGAGAAGCTACAAGATGAGCTCCAGCGCCTCTGGCAGCACCAGAAGGATGGGTCCCCCCACGGAGAGGCGCAGGGCCTGGTGGAGGAGCTAAGGCAGAGAGTGGCCACCTTGTCCCGGGAGCTGTCAGCCGAGAAGGAAGAGACCAAGAAGCTGAGGCTAAGGCTAGAGACCCAGAAGAGGGAGATGGTGGTGCTGAGGGACAGTTTCCTCAAGCAGATGATGGGAGAGGCCAACAGCGTGGGAAGCCAGAGCCTCAGCACCTGCATCTTGGAGGAGCTGCACTGGAAACTGGACAACCTGGTGAAGAAGCATAATGAGGCCCTGCAGCTGGTGTCGGAGATAGAAGAGGAGAGCCAGGTGCTTGTGGGCGACCAGGCTCCTGCTGTGCAGTGCGAGGCTATCGACGCCTCCGTTGGGGGCGAGAAAAGCCCTCAAAACCACAGTGTCCAGGCCCTCGGTCAGGAAGCGCCCGAGACCTTAGAGATCGTTGGCGGAGAGCTGGTGCTTGAACCCTGGCGTTGGGTGAACGAGCTGGAGAGAGATCTGTGGGAGCTGAAGGAGGAGCTAGAGGCAGCTCAGGCCACCCTGGGCGGTGAAAGCCACGACGTGACCAAGCTGAAGCAGATGCTCGACCGACTGCCCGTGAAGGTGGCAGAGTTGTGctcggaggaggaggagaccctGCGGATGCACGAGAAGGCCTGGAGCTCCCTGGCGCTCCAGACTCAGGCTCTGGAAGAGGAGCTGCGAGCCCTTCAGGAGAAGCATGAGGAGGTGAGGGGGAAGTCCGCCCAGCGGGAAGAGGCCCTGGCCGCAGAGAAGCATAAGAACAAGGACCTGCTGGCCAAGATGGCGGAGCAGGAGAAGGAAGCAGGAGAGCTGAGGGGGAAgtcggagcagctggagagaacCATCCAGAAGCTGAACAAGAAGGTGGAGGAGCTCTCCAGGACCTGCCAGGACAAAGAAGGGAAG ATTAAAAAGCTGCTGAAGGAGACGGAGAAGCTTTCGGCAGAGATCCTGGCCCTGCGCAGCGAGAGTGCTCGTCTCCAGCTGCAGCTAGAG GTTAAGGAAAAAAATCACCAGGAGATTGTTACTATCTACAGAACCCATCTGCTCAATGCAGCCCAG GGGTTCATGGATGAAGAAGTTCACTCGATGCTGCTCCGAATCCTGAGGGCGAAGGAGGAATGA